A region from the Benincasa hispida cultivar B227 chromosome 10, ASM972705v1, whole genome shotgun sequence genome encodes:
- the LOC120088425 gene encoding uncharacterized protein LOC120088425 has product MPMDRIQATSESPSTRLMVLSIECLKGSSRADEWTGDMLQTGDIVEELTIGSSLCVRSPFKNGRSGIQRVLHSSFKDKQTSILVRVRRGRDDFSELQACIVPNDSAGKKQYVLRSITDPNYVVGFMDRTESECFDLQASRGDRMVSALERTRLQDGYVTYQWERRMHESLSVPYSSSFLSILLLPKAANEVATRYNDLEDTLARANAWLNSAQATGVPIVFMNIQTESLLTKISGDTASSTVSAGSLSDLSNLTNASLYGFEDYHGVDIGVVRSVRLWYSPLGGELPIEIKLKEGDSKLGFSIGRTEEGFIYVSAVDEDDNAPSSRSGLNHLYKEAENASKLLIISRVSNQKVLPWIVSSTGAIRCFDTVSLSQKLSLHRHAKVPIFLHVFLWDTELLASLISAAPIRQRPTTSSQPAAPARLALPPEFQLARQPNDNQIQPLPADAFSESRSASRDESSIRTERDTAGELSFRFHDFTLSSN; this is encoded by the exons ATGCCCATGGACCGAATTCAGGCAACTTCCGAATCCCCCAGCACCAGGCTCATGGTTTTGTCCATCGAATGCCTCAAAGGAAGCTCACGCGCCGACGAGTGGACCGGCGACATGCTTCAGACTGGCGACATAGTGGAGGAGCTAACCATCGGCTCGTCTCTCTGCGTCAGATCCCCTTTCAAGAACGGCCGCTCCGGAATCCAAAGGGTTCTACACAGTTCCTTCAAGGATAAGCAGACTTCCATCCTGGTTCGGGTCCGCCGTGGCCGAGACGACTTCTCGGAGTTGCAGGCCTGTATTGTCCCCAACGACTCCGCCGGAAAAAAGCAATACGTTCTCCGTTCGATCACTGACCCGAACTACGTCGTCGGTTTCATGGATCGCACCGAGTCCGAATGCTTCGACCTTCAAG CATCTCGGGGTGATAGAATGGTGAGTGCATTGGAAAGAACAAGGCTTCAAGATGGATATGTAACATACCAGTGGGAAAGAAGAATGCACGAATCGCTGTCTGTTCCGTATTCCAGCTCTTTTCTTTCCATTCTTCTTCTCCCAAAAGCTGCAAATGAAGTTGCCACTCGCTACAATGACTTGGAAGACACTCTTGCCAGAGCCAATGCTTGGCTCAATTCTGCTCAAGCCACTGGCGTCCCCATTGTCTTCATGAATATCCAGACTGAATCCCTCTTAACAAAG ATATCTGGAGATACAGCTTCTTCCACTGTGAGTGCTGGTTCCTTGTCTGATTTGTCCAATCTCACCAATGCCAGTCTCTACGGTTTTGAAGATTACCATGGGGTTGATATCGGTGTGGTTCGATCTGTTCGTCTATGGTATTCTCCTCTTGGAGGAGAGCTTCCTATTGAAATCAAGctaaaagaaggagattcaaaGCTGGGGTTTTCCATTGGCCGCACGGAAGAG GGTTTCATCTATGTTTCAGCCGTGGATGAAGATGACAATGCGCCTTCTTCAAGATCAGGGCTGAACCATCTGTACAAGGAAGCTGAAAATGCATCAAAGTTGCTAATAATCTCTAGAGTTTCCAATCAAAAGGTTCTCCCATGGATAGTATCTTCTACAGGTGCAATTCGATGCTTCGACACAGTTTCACTCAGCCAGAAGCTGTCGTTGCATAGGCACGCCAAGGTCCCAATCTTTTTGCACGTCTTCTTATGGGACACGGAATTGTTAGCTTCTCTAATCAGCGCCGCCCCAATTAGGCAAAGACCGACGACATCATCGCAACCAGCTGCTCCGGCACGACTGGCTTTGCCTCCTGAGTTTCAGTTGGCTCGCCAACCAAATGATAACCAAATACAGCCATTGCCAGCGGACGCGTTCAGTGAAAGTAGAAGCGCAAGTAGAGATGAGTCGTCTATCAGAACAGAACGAGACACCGCTGGTGAACTTTCCTTCAGATTTCATGATTTTACCCTATCAAGCAACTGA
- the LOC120088426 gene encoding histone H3.2 codes for MARTKQTARKSTGGKAPRKQLATKAARKSAPATGGVKKPHRFRPGTVALREIRKYQKSTELLIRKLPFQRLVREIAQDFKTDLRFQSSAVSALQEAAEAYLVGLFEDTNLCAIHAKRVTIMPKDIQLARRIRGERA; via the coding sequence ATGGCCCGAACTAAGCAAACCGCTAGGAAATCAACCGGAGGAAAGGCTCCGAGGAAGCAGCTGGCCACCAAGGCCGCCAGGAAATCAGCTCCGGCGACCGGCGGAGTGAAGAAGCCCCACAGGTTCAGGCCAGGGACTGTCGCATTGAGAGAAATCCGCAAGTATCAGAAGAGTACGGAACTTCTCATCAGGAAACTTCCTTTCCAGAGATTGGTGAGAGAAATTGCTCAAGATTTCAAGACTGACCTTCGCTTCCAGAGTAGCGCCGTTTCGGCCCTTCAGGAGGCGGCCGAGGCTTACCTCGTTGGGCTCTTCGAAGATACCAATCTTTGTGCCATTCATGCCAAGAGGGTCACCATTATGCCTAAGGATATCCAGCTCGCTAGAAGAATTAGGGGTGAGAGGGCTTAG